From the genome of Brienomyrus brachyistius isolate T26 chromosome 8, BBRACH_0.4, whole genome shotgun sequence, one region includes:
- the LOC125747492 gene encoding host cell factor 1-like isoform X1: MSSTGCAVPGALQPRWKRVLGWSGPVPRPRHGHRAVAIKELMVVFGGGNEGIVDELHVYNTATNQWFIPAVRGDIPPGCAAYGFVCDGTRLLVFGGMVEYGKYSNDLYELQASRWEWKKLKPKSPKNGPPPCPRLGHSFSLVGNKCYLFGGLANDSEDPKNNIPRYLNDLYTLEMRPGSNVVGWDIPITYGVLPPPRESHTAVVYTEKESGKSRLVIYGGMSGCRLGDLWTLDIASLTWNKPSVNGTAPLPRSLHSATIVTNKMFVFGGWVPLVMDDVKVATHEKEWKCTNTLACLNLDSMSWEQVLMDTLEDNIPRARAGHCSVAINSRLYVWSGRDGYRKAWNNQVCCKDLWYLETERPPAPSRVQLVRANTTSLEVSWGTVSTADTYLLQLQKYDIPAATASPAVNPAPSLPTNSPKSPAPAAAAPAAQNLPHVSPVPQAASPTASSLPILPTLPSSPLAAATTRGPAILKVAAPQSGTGASIVTVRQANQAVKSPVTVTSLPGVRMVVPAQNAQGTPIGSSPQMSGMAALAAAAAATQKIPPSPGATVLNVPASATMVKTMAITPGSTTLPATVKVASPVMVSNPATHLLKTAAAQVGTPVGSAPGTPSRPIITVHKSGTVTVAQQAQVVTTVVGGVTKTITLVKSPITMGGGGTLISNLGKVMSMVQTKPVQTTAVTGQAASSPVTQIIQTKGPLPAGTILKLVTSADGKPATIITTTQAGGTGNKPTILGISSVSPTTNTKPGTTTIIKTIPMSAIVTQSGASGVTNTAGLKTPITLITTKMMTPGTGTPGKIITAVPKLGTGPGQQGLTQVVLKGAPGQPGTILRTVPMGGVRLVTPVTMSTVKPTVTTLVVKGTTGVTTLGTVTGTVSSSLAGGNLVSANASLATPITTLGTIATLSSQIINPAAITVSAAQTSLTSASPLPTPTITMQSLNQPTQVTLITTPSGVEAQPVQDLPVSILASPTSEQPAGAEAVAGDAPGTVTLVCSNPPCETHETGTTNTATVASSGMGMQRVCSNPPCETHETGTTNTTTVASSGMGMQRVCSNPPCETHETGTTNTATVASSGMGSGQNGTVQRVCSNPPCETHETGTTNTATVASSGMGSGQNGTVQRVCSNPPCETHETGTTNTATVASSGMGSGQNGTVQRVCSNPPCETHETGTTNTATVASSGMGSGQNGTVQRVCSNPPCETHETGTTNTATVASSGMGSGQNGTVQRVCSNPPCETHETGTTNTATVASSGMGSGQNGTVQRVCSNPPCETHETGTTNTATVASSGMGSGQNGTVQRVCSNPPCETHETGTTNTATTATCSMETAEGSAQQSGDAAEGAVTDVLPSPAPSAVVVAAMTTQGRAITTVTQATPVPGPSVPSIASITESAAGSEEVSVEITQEQLQQLAEAAAAQQGEVESMQTECHNLEGAEAVEGQMEALPIAMETQPSQEEQTEPLHPGCQVEGAESEDVAVPVQDTEALALPPELMSEGQSATLMVTGLTPEELAVTAAAEAAAQAAATEEAQALAIHAVLQAAQQAVMNAGEADSGQDGHQPTTIPIVLTQQELAALVQQQHQLQEAQAAAAAAAQQQAEARAALPTEGLAPADSLNDPTSESNGHSEMAAAVAGAVAGLLPHTSAETLAPSSTFAPSQPVVVVTPAKTQIDVANGIESAAGKPNPPPTPVKAPVKKENQWFDVGIVKVTNMVVTHYYVPGDDSPVTDDDSGAVPDYSQMKKVELHPGTAYKFRVAGINACGRGSFSEISAFKTCLPGFPGAPCAIKISKSPDGAHLTWEPPSVTSGKIVEYSVYLAIQSSQAGEVKTPAAPAQLAFMRVYCGPSPACLVQTSSLSNAHIDYTTKPAIIFRIAARNEKGYGPATQVRWLQESSRDGAAGKPAVKRPVSSPDVKAAGPKKPRSDQ, from the exons ATGTCTTCTACTGGTTGCGCGGTGCCTGGCGCCCTGCAGCCGCGTTGGAAAcgggtccttggctggtccggCCCGGTGCCCCGGCCTCGGCACGGACACCGGGCGGTAGCAATCAAGGAGCTGATGGTGGTTTTCGGTGGGGGAAACGAAGGCATCGTGGACGAGCTGCACGTCTACAACACAG cCACAAACCAGTGGTTTATTCCAGCGGTGCGTGGTGATATCCCGCCAGGATGCGCCGCCTATGGCTTTGTTTGCGATGGTACCCGGCTCCTGGTATTTGGAGGCATGGTGGAGTATGGCAAATACAGCAACGATCTTTACGAGCTGCAG GCCAGCCGATGGGAATGGAAGAAGCTGAAGCCTAAATCGCCTAAAAAtgggccccctccctgcccccgccTGGGTCACAGCTTCTCCCTGGTGGGGAACAAGTGCTATTTGTTTGGGGGGCTGGCCAATGACAGTGAAGACCCCAAAAATAATATTCCCAG ATACCTGAATGACCTGTACACCCTGGAGATGCGGCCAGGCTCCAATGTGGTGGGCTGGGACATCCCCATCACCTACGGTGTGCTGCCACCACCCCGGGAGAGCCACACAGCTGTGGTCTACACCGAGAAAGAAAGCGGGAAGTCGCGTCTAGTTATATACGGGGGCATGAGTGGCTGCCGTTTGGGCGACCTCTGGACTCTGGACATCG CTTCTCTCACTTGGAACAAGCCATCAGTGAACGGCACAGCACCTTTGCCCCGCAGTCTCCACTCTGCCACCATCGTTACAAACAA GATGTTTGTGTTTGGAGGATGGGTTCCTCTGGTGATGGATGATGTGAAGGTGGCCACTCATGAGAAGGAATGGAAGTGCACAAACACACTGGCCTGTCTGAATTTGG ACTCAATGTCCTGGGAGCAGGTCCTAATGGACACTCTTGAAGATAACATCCCCCGGGCCCGTGCTGGTCACTGCTCTGTGGCCATCAACTCCCGGTTGTATGTGTGGAGCGGTCGTGATGGCTATCGCAAGGCCTGGAACAATCAGGTGTGCTGCAAAGACCTTTGGTACCTGGAGAcgg AGAGGCCGCCTGCTCCGTCCCGTGTACAGCTTGTGCGtgccaacaccacctccctggaGGTGAGCTGGGGCACTGTGTCCACCGCCGACACCTACCTGCTGCAGCTTCAGAAGTACGACATTCCTGCTGCCACCGCTTCCCCGGCCGTCAACCCAGCCCCCTCGCTGCCCACCAACTCGCCCAAGAGCCCTGCCCCTGCGGCGGCAGCCCCCGCTGCACAGAACCTGCCACACGTCAGCCCGGTGCCCCAGGCAGCCTCCCCCACGGCGTCCAGCTTGCCCATCCTGCCCACCTTGCCCAGTAGCCCCCTGGCTGCTGCCACAACTCGGGGCCCTG CAATCCTGAAGGTGGCAGCGCCACAGTCCGGTACTGGAGCCTCCATTGTCACTGTGCGGCAGGCCAATCAGGCCGTGAAGTCCCCTGTCACGGTCACCTCTCTCCCAGGTGTCCGCATGGTCGTGCCCGCCCAGAACGCCCAAGGCACG CCAATAGGGAGCAGCCCCCAGATGAGCGGCATGGCTGCTTTAGCTGCAGCGGCGGCTGCCACGCAAAAGATTCCACCTTCCCCGGGGGCCACAGTGCTGAATGTCCCGGCCAGTGCCACGATGGTCAAAACGATGGCTATAACCCCGGGATCTACCACGCTTCCTGCGACCGTCAAGGTAGCCTCACCTGTTATG GTCAGCAACCCAGCCACCCATTTGCTGAAGACTGCAGCAGCCCAGGTGGGCACGCCTGTTGGCTCCGCCCCTGGCACGCCCTCACGACCCATCATCACTGTGCACAAGTCCGGCACGGTCACCGTGGCTCAGCAGGCCCAGGTCGTCACCACCGTGGTGGGCGGAGTTACCAAGACCATCACGCTTGTCAAGAGTCCCATCACAATGGGAGGGGGAGGAACGCTG ATATCAAACCTTGGGAAGGTCATGTCTATGGTGCAGACAAAACCGGTGCAGACTACAGCTGTGACAGGGCAGGCCGCCTCGAGCCCTGTTACTCAGATTATACAG ACTAAGGGTCCCCTTCCAGCCGGCACCATCCTGAAGCTGGTGACTTCGGCTGATGGCAAACCTGCCACCATAATCACCACCACTCAGGCCGGCGGCACTGGCAACAAGCCCACCATTCTGGGGATCAGCAGTGTGTCGCCTACGACCAACACCAAACCAggcaccaccaccatcatcaagACCATCCCGATGTCGGCCATCGTGACCCAGTCCGGGGCCTCAG GTGTGACCAACACCGCAGGCCTCAAGACCCCCATCACTCTTATTACCACCAAAATGATGACGCCTGGCACCGGGACCCCAGGCAAAATCATCACTGCTGTGCCCAAGCTTGGCACGGGGCCTGGGCAACAGGGCCTGACTCAG GTTGTTCTGAAGGGAGCACCAGGGCAGCCGGGCACTATCCTGCGAACTGTTCCCATGGGTGGAGTCAGACTTGTTACCCCGGTCACTATGTCAACTGTCAAGCCAACTGTAACCACGCTGGTAGTGAAAGGGACAACTG GAGTGACGACACTGGGCACCGTGACTGGCACAGTGTCAAGCAGCCTGGCTGGTGGCAACTTAGTCAGCGCTAATGCATCGCTGGCCACACCCATCACCACTCTGGGAACCATTGCCACGTTGTCTAGCCAGATCATTAACCCGGCTGCCATCACTGTGTCCGCTGCCCAGACCAGCCTCACATCGGCCTCTCCGCTGCCCACTCCGACCATTACCATGCAG TCTCTGAACCAGCCTACCCAGGTGACTCTGATAACAACACCCAGTGGAGTGGAGGCCCAGCCTGTGCAGGACCTGCCTGTCTCCATCCTGGCATCTCCCACCTCTGAGCAGCCTGCTGGTGCAGAAGCAGTTGCAGGGGATGCTCCTGGCACGGTCACCTTGGTGTGCTCGAACCCGCCCTGCGAGACCCACGAGACCGGAACCACCAACACAGCCACGGTGGCCTCGTCCGGCATGGGCATGCAGCGCGTGTGCTCGAACCCACCCTGCGAGACCCACGAGACCGGAACCACCAACACGACCACGGTGGCCTCGTCCGGCATGGGCATGCAGCGCGTGTGCTCGAACCCACCCTGCGAGACCCACGAGACCGGAACCACCAACACGGCCACGGTGGCCTCGTCCGGCATGGGTTCTGGACAGAATGGGACTGTCCAGAGGGTGTGCTCGAACCCGCCCTGCGAGACCCACGAGACCGGAACCACCAACACGGCCACGGTGGCCTCGTCCGGCATGGGTTCTGGACAGAATGGGACTGTCCAGAGGGTGTGCTCGAACCCGCCCTGCGAGACCCACGAGACCGGAACCACCAACACGGCCACGGTGGCCTCGTCCGGCATGGGTTCTGGACAGAATGGGACTGTCCAGAGGGTGTGCTCGAACCCGCCCTGCGAGACCCACGAGACCGGAACCACCAACACGGCCACGGTGGCCTCGTCCGGCATGGGTTCTGGACAGAATGGGACTGTCCAGAGGGTGTGCTCGAACCCGCCCTGCGAGACCCACGAGACCGGAACCACCAACACGGCCACGGTGGCCTCGTCCGGCATGGGTTCTGGACAGAATGGGACTGTCCAGAGGGTGTGCTCGAACCCGCCCTGCGAGACCCACGAGACCGGAACCACCAACACGGCCACGGTGGCCTCGTCCGGCATGGGTTCTGGACAGAATGGGACTGTCCAGAGGGTGTGCTCGAACCCGCCCTGCGAGACCCACGAGACCGGAACCACCAACACGGCCACGGTGGCCTCGTCCGGCATGGGTTCTGGACAGAATGGGACTGTCCAGAGGGTGTGCTCAAACCCGCCCTGCGAGACCCACGAGACCGGAACCACCAACACGGCCACTACAGCCACCTGCAGCATGGAGACTGCTGAAGGTTCAG CTCAACAGAGTGGCGATGCTGCAGAGGGAGCTGTGACAGATGTCCTTCCTAGCCCTGCTCCATCTGCAGTTGTGGTGGCTGCCATGACGACACAGGGCAGAGCCATCACCACCGTGACCCAAGCCACTCCTGTCCCGGGGCCTTCTGTGCCG TCCATTGCCTCCATTACGGAGTCAGCGGCAGGCAGCGAGGAGGTCTCTGTGGAGATCACgcaggagcagctgcagcagctggCTGAGGCTGCAGCAGCCCAACAGGGAGAGGTGGAGTCCATGCAGACGGAGTGCCACAacctggagggggcggaggctgtgGAGGGCCAGATGGAGGCTCTGCCCATTGCCATGGAGACCCAGCCCAGTCAGGAAGAGCAAACTGAG CCTCTGCACCCTGGCTGTCAGGTTGAGGGAGCGGAGTCTGAGGACGTGGCCGTCCCAGTGCAGGATACCGAGGCACTCGCCCTACCTCCAGAGCTGATGTCGGAGGGCCAGTCTGCCACCCTGATGGTGACTGGCCtcaccccagaggagctggccgTGACGGCAGCGGCTGAGGCGGCGGCGCAGGCCGCAGCCACCGAGGAGGCTCAGGCTTTGGCCATCCACGCCGTCCTTCAGGCCGCTCAGCAGGCAGTCATGA ACGCTGGGGAGGCAGACTCGGGGCAGGATGGCCACCAGCCCACCACCATCCCCATTGTGCTGACGCAGCAGGAACTGGCCGCACTGGTGCAGCAGCAGCATCAGCTTCAGGAGGCGCAGGCAGCTGCGGCAGCAGCCGCTCAGCAGCAGGCCGAAGCCCGGGCCGCTCTCCCCACCGAGGGCCTGGCCCCCGCCGACAGCCTCAACGATCCCACTTCGGAGAGCAACGGGCACAGCGAGATGGCTGCCGCAGTCGCTGGCGCCGTAGCGGGGCTGCTGCCGCACACTTCTGCTGAAA CTTTGGCTCCATCCAGCAcatttgcaccctctcagcctGTGGTGGTTGTGACCCCAGCGAAAACACAGATAGATGTGGCTAATGGCATTGAATCGGCAGCTGGG AAGCcgaacccccctcccacccctgtCAAGGCCCCTGTGAAGAAAGAGAACCAGTGGTTTGATGTGGGGATAGTCAAGGTGACAAACATGGTGGTCACCCACTACTATGTTCCAGGGGATGACTCGCCTGTTACTGAT GATGACTCGGGGGCTGTTCCAGACTACAGTCAGATGAAGAAGGTAGAACTTCACCCCGGCACAGCCTACAAGTTCCGTGTGGCTGGAATCAATGCCTGTGGGCGCGGATCCTTCTCAGAGATCTCCGCCTTTAAAACCTGCCTGCCTGGCTTTCCTGGGGCTCCCTGCGCTATCAAGATCAGCAAG AGCCCCGATGGTGCCCACCTGACGTGGGAACCACCCTCAGTGACGTCAGGGAAGATTGTGGAATACTCTGTGTACCTGGCCATCCAGAGCTCACAGGCAGGGGAGGTCAAGACCCCTGCAGCACCGGCCCAGCTGGCCTTTATGCGAGTGTACTGTGGACCCAGCCCTGCGTGCCTGGTGCAGACCTCCAGCCTCTCCAATGCCCACATCGACTACACAACCAAGCCCGCCATTATCTTCCGCATCGCGGCACGCAACGAGAAGGGTTACGGCCCAGCCACGCAGGTCCGATGGCTGCAAg AATCAAGCAGAGATGGTGCCGCCGGGAAACCAGCTGTCAAGAGGCCAGTCTCATCCCCTGATGT CAAGGCTGCTGGCCCCAAGAAGCCACGTTCGGACCAGTGA
- the LOC125747492 gene encoding host cell factor 1-like isoform X2 — protein sequence MSSTGCAVPGALQPRWKRVLGWSGPVPRPRHGHRAVAIKELMVVFGGGNEGIVDELHVYNTATNQWFIPAVRGDIPPGCAAYGFVCDGTRLLVFGGMVEYGKYSNDLYELQASRWEWKKLKPKSPKNGPPPCPRLGHSFSLVGNKCYLFGGLANDSEDPKNNIPRYLNDLYTLEMRPGSNVVGWDIPITYGVLPPPRESHTAVVYTEKESGKSRLVIYGGMSGCRLGDLWTLDIASLTWNKPSVNGTAPLPRSLHSATIVTNKMFVFGGWVPLVMDDVKVATHEKEWKCTNTLACLNLDSMSWEQVLMDTLEDNIPRARAGHCSVAINSRLYVWSGRDGYRKAWNNQVCCKDLWYLETERPPAPSRVQLVRANTTSLEVSWGTVSTADTYLLQLQKYDIPAATASPAVNPAPSLPTNSPKSPAPAAAAPAAQNLPHVSPVPQAASPTASSLPILPTLPSSPLAAATTRGPAILKVAAPQSGTGASIVTVRQANQAVKSPVTVTSLPGVRMVVPAQNAQGTPIGSSPQMSGMAALAAAAAATQKIPPSPGATVLNVPASATMVKTMAITPGSTTLPATVKVASPVMVSNPATHLLKTAAAQVGTPVGSAPGTPSRPIITVHKSGTVTVAQQAQVVTTVVGGVTKTITLVKSPITMGGGGTLISNLGKVMSMVQTKPVQTTAVTGQAASSPVTQIIQTKGPLPAGTILKLVTSADGKPATIITTTQAGGTGNKPTILGISSVSPTTNTKPGTTTIIKTIPMSAIVTQSGASGVTNTAGLKTPITLITTKMMTPGTGTPGKIITAVPKLGTGPGQQGLTQVVLKGAPGQPGTILRTVPMGGVRLVTPVTMSTVKPTVTTLVVKGTTGVTTLGTVTGTVSSSLAGGNLVSANASLATPITTLGTIATLSSQIINPAAITVSAAQTSLTSASPLPTPTITMQSLNQPTQVTLITTPSGVEAQPVQDLPVSILASPTSEQPAGAEAVAGDAPGTVTLVCSNPPCETHETGTTNTATVASSGMGMQRVCSNPPCETHETGTTNTTTVASSGMGMQRVCSNPPCETHETGTTNTATVASSGMGSGQNGTVQRVCSNPPCETHETGTTNTATVASSGMGSGQNGTVQRVCSNPPCETHETGTTNTATVASSGMGSGQNGTVQRVCSNPPCETHETGTTNTATVASSGMGSGQNGTVQRVCSNPPCETHETGTTNTATVASSGMGSGQNGTVQRVCSNPPCETHETGTTNTATVASSGMGSGQNGTVQRVCSNPPCETHETGTTNTATVASSGMGSGQNGTVQRVCSNPPCETHETGTTNTATTATCSMETAEGSAQQSGDAAEGAVTDVLPSPAPSAVVVAAMTTQGRAITTVTQATPVPGPSVPSIASITESAAGSEEVSVEITQEQLQQLAEAAAAQQGEVESMQTECHNLEGAEAVEGQMEALPIAMETQPSQEEQTEPLHPGCQVEGAESEDVAVPVQDTEALALPPELMSEGQSATLMVTGLTPEELAVTAAAEAAAQAAATEEAQALAIHAVLQAAQQAVMNAGEADSGQDGHQPTTIPIVLTQQELAALVQQQHQLQEAQAAAAAAAQQQAEARAALPTEGLAPADSLNDPTSESNGHSEMAAAVAGAVAGLLPHTSAETLAPSSTFAPSQPVVVVTPAKTQIDVANGIESAAGKPNPPPTPVKAPVKKENQWFDVGIVKVTNMVVTHYYVPGDDSPVTDHSEACPVAG from the exons ATGTCTTCTACTGGTTGCGCGGTGCCTGGCGCCCTGCAGCCGCGTTGGAAAcgggtccttggctggtccggCCCGGTGCCCCGGCCTCGGCACGGACACCGGGCGGTAGCAATCAAGGAGCTGATGGTGGTTTTCGGTGGGGGAAACGAAGGCATCGTGGACGAGCTGCACGTCTACAACACAG cCACAAACCAGTGGTTTATTCCAGCGGTGCGTGGTGATATCCCGCCAGGATGCGCCGCCTATGGCTTTGTTTGCGATGGTACCCGGCTCCTGGTATTTGGAGGCATGGTGGAGTATGGCAAATACAGCAACGATCTTTACGAGCTGCAG GCCAGCCGATGGGAATGGAAGAAGCTGAAGCCTAAATCGCCTAAAAAtgggccccctccctgcccccgccTGGGTCACAGCTTCTCCCTGGTGGGGAACAAGTGCTATTTGTTTGGGGGGCTGGCCAATGACAGTGAAGACCCCAAAAATAATATTCCCAG ATACCTGAATGACCTGTACACCCTGGAGATGCGGCCAGGCTCCAATGTGGTGGGCTGGGACATCCCCATCACCTACGGTGTGCTGCCACCACCCCGGGAGAGCCACACAGCTGTGGTCTACACCGAGAAAGAAAGCGGGAAGTCGCGTCTAGTTATATACGGGGGCATGAGTGGCTGCCGTTTGGGCGACCTCTGGACTCTGGACATCG CTTCTCTCACTTGGAACAAGCCATCAGTGAACGGCACAGCACCTTTGCCCCGCAGTCTCCACTCTGCCACCATCGTTACAAACAA GATGTTTGTGTTTGGAGGATGGGTTCCTCTGGTGATGGATGATGTGAAGGTGGCCACTCATGAGAAGGAATGGAAGTGCACAAACACACTGGCCTGTCTGAATTTGG ACTCAATGTCCTGGGAGCAGGTCCTAATGGACACTCTTGAAGATAACATCCCCCGGGCCCGTGCTGGTCACTGCTCTGTGGCCATCAACTCCCGGTTGTATGTGTGGAGCGGTCGTGATGGCTATCGCAAGGCCTGGAACAATCAGGTGTGCTGCAAAGACCTTTGGTACCTGGAGAcgg AGAGGCCGCCTGCTCCGTCCCGTGTACAGCTTGTGCGtgccaacaccacctccctggaGGTGAGCTGGGGCACTGTGTCCACCGCCGACACCTACCTGCTGCAGCTTCAGAAGTACGACATTCCTGCTGCCACCGCTTCCCCGGCCGTCAACCCAGCCCCCTCGCTGCCCACCAACTCGCCCAAGAGCCCTGCCCCTGCGGCGGCAGCCCCCGCTGCACAGAACCTGCCACACGTCAGCCCGGTGCCCCAGGCAGCCTCCCCCACGGCGTCCAGCTTGCCCATCCTGCCCACCTTGCCCAGTAGCCCCCTGGCTGCTGCCACAACTCGGGGCCCTG CAATCCTGAAGGTGGCAGCGCCACAGTCCGGTACTGGAGCCTCCATTGTCACTGTGCGGCAGGCCAATCAGGCCGTGAAGTCCCCTGTCACGGTCACCTCTCTCCCAGGTGTCCGCATGGTCGTGCCCGCCCAGAACGCCCAAGGCACG CCAATAGGGAGCAGCCCCCAGATGAGCGGCATGGCTGCTTTAGCTGCAGCGGCGGCTGCCACGCAAAAGATTCCACCTTCCCCGGGGGCCACAGTGCTGAATGTCCCGGCCAGTGCCACGATGGTCAAAACGATGGCTATAACCCCGGGATCTACCACGCTTCCTGCGACCGTCAAGGTAGCCTCACCTGTTATG GTCAGCAACCCAGCCACCCATTTGCTGAAGACTGCAGCAGCCCAGGTGGGCACGCCTGTTGGCTCCGCCCCTGGCACGCCCTCACGACCCATCATCACTGTGCACAAGTCCGGCACGGTCACCGTGGCTCAGCAGGCCCAGGTCGTCACCACCGTGGTGGGCGGAGTTACCAAGACCATCACGCTTGTCAAGAGTCCCATCACAATGGGAGGGGGAGGAACGCTG ATATCAAACCTTGGGAAGGTCATGTCTATGGTGCAGACAAAACCGGTGCAGACTACAGCTGTGACAGGGCAGGCCGCCTCGAGCCCTGTTACTCAGATTATACAG ACTAAGGGTCCCCTTCCAGCCGGCACCATCCTGAAGCTGGTGACTTCGGCTGATGGCAAACCTGCCACCATAATCACCACCACTCAGGCCGGCGGCACTGGCAACAAGCCCACCATTCTGGGGATCAGCAGTGTGTCGCCTACGACCAACACCAAACCAggcaccaccaccatcatcaagACCATCCCGATGTCGGCCATCGTGACCCAGTCCGGGGCCTCAG GTGTGACCAACACCGCAGGCCTCAAGACCCCCATCACTCTTATTACCACCAAAATGATGACGCCTGGCACCGGGACCCCAGGCAAAATCATCACTGCTGTGCCCAAGCTTGGCACGGGGCCTGGGCAACAGGGCCTGACTCAG GTTGTTCTGAAGGGAGCACCAGGGCAGCCGGGCACTATCCTGCGAACTGTTCCCATGGGTGGAGTCAGACTTGTTACCCCGGTCACTATGTCAACTGTCAAGCCAACTGTAACCACGCTGGTAGTGAAAGGGACAACTG GAGTGACGACACTGGGCACCGTGACTGGCACAGTGTCAAGCAGCCTGGCTGGTGGCAACTTAGTCAGCGCTAATGCATCGCTGGCCACACCCATCACCACTCTGGGAACCATTGCCACGTTGTCTAGCCAGATCATTAACCCGGCTGCCATCACTGTGTCCGCTGCCCAGACCAGCCTCACATCGGCCTCTCCGCTGCCCACTCCGACCATTACCATGCAG TCTCTGAACCAGCCTACCCAGGTGACTCTGATAACAACACCCAGTGGAGTGGAGGCCCAGCCTGTGCAGGACCTGCCTGTCTCCATCCTGGCATCTCCCACCTCTGAGCAGCCTGCTGGTGCAGAAGCAGTTGCAGGGGATGCTCCTGGCACGGTCACCTTGGTGTGCTCGAACCCGCCCTGCGAGACCCACGAGACCGGAACCACCAACACAGCCACGGTGGCCTCGTCCGGCATGGGCATGCAGCGCGTGTGCTCGAACCCACCCTGCGAGACCCACGAGACCGGAACCACCAACACGACCACGGTGGCCTCGTCCGGCATGGGCATGCAGCGCGTGTGCTCGAACCCACCCTGCGAGACCCACGAGACCGGAACCACCAACACGGCCACGGTGGCCTCGTCCGGCATGGGTTCTGGACAGAATGGGACTGTCCAGAGGGTGTGCTCGAACCCGCCCTGCGAGACCCACGAGACCGGAACCACCAACACGGCCACGGTGGCCTCGTCCGGCATGGGTTCTGGACAGAATGGGACTGTCCAGAGGGTGTGCTCGAACCCGCCCTGCGAGACCCACGAGACCGGAACCACCAACACGGCCACGGTGGCCTCGTCCGGCATGGGTTCTGGACAGAATGGGACTGTCCAGAGGGTGTGCTCGAACCCGCCCTGCGAGACCCACGAGACCGGAACCACCAACACGGCCACGGTGGCCTCGTCCGGCATGGGTTCTGGACAGAATGGGACTGTCCAGAGGGTGTGCTCGAACCCGCCCTGCGAGACCCACGAGACCGGAACCACCAACACGGCCACGGTGGCCTCGTCCGGCATGGGTTCTGGACAGAATGGGACTGTCCAGAGGGTGTGCTCGAACCCGCCCTGCGAGACCCACGAGACCGGAACCACCAACACGGCCACGGTGGCCTCGTCCGGCATGGGTTCTGGACAGAATGGGACTGTCCAGAGGGTGTGCTCGAACCCGCCCTGCGAGACCCACGAGACCGGAACCACCAACACGGCCACGGTGGCCTCGTCCGGCATGGGTTCTGGACAGAATGGGACTGTCCAGAGGGTGTGCTCAAACCCGCCCTGCGAGACCCACGAGACCGGAACCACCAACACGGCCACTACAGCCACCTGCAGCATGGAGACTGCTGAAGGTTCAG CTCAACAGAGTGGCGATGCTGCAGAGGGAGCTGTGACAGATGTCCTTCCTAGCCCTGCTCCATCTGCAGTTGTGGTGGCTGCCATGACGACACAGGGCAGAGCCATCACCACCGTGACCCAAGCCACTCCTGTCCCGGGGCCTTCTGTGCCG TCCATTGCCTCCATTACGGAGTCAGCGGCAGGCAGCGAGGAGGTCTCTGTGGAGATCACgcaggagcagctgcagcagctggCTGAGGCTGCAGCAGCCCAACAGGGAGAGGTGGAGTCCATGCAGACGGAGTGCCACAacctggagggggcggaggctgtgGAGGGCCAGATGGAGGCTCTGCCCATTGCCATGGAGACCCAGCCCAGTCAGGAAGAGCAAACTGAG CCTCTGCACCCTGGCTGTCAGGTTGAGGGAGCGGAGTCTGAGGACGTGGCCGTCCCAGTGCAGGATACCGAGGCACTCGCCCTACCTCCAGAGCTGATGTCGGAGGGCCAGTCTGCCACCCTGATGGTGACTGGCCtcaccccagaggagctggccgTGACGGCAGCGGCTGAGGCGGCGGCGCAGGCCGCAGCCACCGAGGAGGCTCAGGCTTTGGCCATCCACGCCGTCCTTCAGGCCGCTCAGCAGGCAGTCATGA ACGCTGGGGAGGCAGACTCGGGGCAGGATGGCCACCAGCCCACCACCATCCCCATTGTGCTGACGCAGCAGGAACTGGCCGCACTGGTGCAGCAGCAGCATCAGCTTCAGGAGGCGCAGGCAGCTGCGGCAGCAGCCGCTCAGCAGCAGGCCGAAGCCCGGGCCGCTCTCCCCACCGAGGGCCTGGCCCCCGCCGACAGCCTCAACGATCCCACTTCGGAGAGCAACGGGCACAGCGAGATGGCTGCCGCAGTCGCTGGCGCCGTAGCGGGGCTGCTGCCGCACACTTCTGCTGAAA CTTTGGCTCCATCCAGCAcatttgcaccctctcagcctGTGGTGGTTGTGACCCCAGCGAAAACACAGATAGATGTGGCTAATGGCATTGAATCGGCAGCTGGG AAGCcgaacccccctcccacccctgtCAAGGCCCCTGTGAAGAAAGAGAACCAGTGGTTTGATGTGGGGATAGTCAAGGTGACAAACATGGTGGTCACCCACTACTATGTTCCAGGGGATGACTCGCCTGTTACTGAT CATAGTGAGGCCTGTCCTGTCGCAGGATGA